The Corynebacterium jeddahense genome has a window encoding:
- a CDS encoding Trm112 family protein: protein MTLDPKLLGILACPQDKGPLTYDEDKQLLVNERLGVAYRIDDGIPVLLIDEAEPYTPASSN, encoded by the coding sequence ATGACACTCGATCCGAAGCTCCTTGGGATCCTCGCGTGCCCGCAGGACAAAGGCCCGCTGACGTACGACGAAGACAAGCAACTGCTGGTCAACGAGCGGCTCGGCGTCGCCTATCGCATAGACGACGGCATCCCGGTGCTGCTCATCGACGAAGCAGAGCCGTACACCCCCGCATCCTCGAACTAA
- the tyrS gene encoding tyrosine--tRNA ligase encodes MTATPNIIDELTWRGLINQSTDLDQLREATAQPIALYCGFDPTGPSLHAGHLVPLLMLRRFQEAGHTPIVLAGGATGMIGDPREVGERSMHSEDTVRDWAERITGQLKRFVHFDGENAAKLVNNYEWTKDLTTIAFLRDIGKHFSLSTMLGRETVKRRLENDGISYTEFSYMLLQANDFVQLRRNHDCVLQIGGGDQWGNLVAGVDLNRRMDGAQVHALTVPLVTDSEGKKFGKSTGGGSLWLDPEMTSPYTWYQYFVNTADADVIRYLRWFTFLDQEELERLETEVAERPFKREAQRRLAQEMTDLVHGREAREAVELASQALFGRAELTDLDEATLAAAVSETDVFEFSAGDQPTIVDLLVGAGLADSKGAARRSIKEGGVYVNNQRIEDESWAPEADDLLHGSWLVLRRGKKNFAGAKRV; translated from the coding sequence ATGACCGCAACCCCGAACATTATCGACGAGCTGACGTGGCGCGGGCTGATTAACCAGTCCACGGATCTGGATCAGTTGCGCGAGGCGACGGCACAGCCAATCGCCCTGTACTGCGGCTTCGATCCGACCGGGCCGTCGCTGCACGCGGGCCACCTCGTTCCGCTGCTTATGCTGCGCCGTTTCCAGGAGGCCGGGCACACACCGATTGTGCTTGCCGGCGGCGCGACCGGGATGATCGGCGACCCGCGCGAGGTCGGGGAGCGCTCGATGCACTCCGAAGACACGGTGCGCGACTGGGCCGAGCGCATCACCGGGCAGCTCAAGCGGTTCGTGCACTTCGACGGAGAGAACGCGGCGAAGCTCGTGAACAACTACGAGTGGACGAAGGACCTGACGACGATCGCGTTCCTCCGCGACATCGGCAAGCACTTCTCGCTGTCGACGATGCTCGGGCGCGAGACGGTGAAGCGCCGCCTGGAAAACGACGGCATCTCCTACACCGAGTTCTCCTACATGCTCCTGCAGGCGAACGACTTCGTCCAGCTTCGCCGCAACCACGACTGCGTGCTCCAGATCGGCGGCGGGGATCAGTGGGGCAACCTCGTCGCGGGCGTGGACCTGAACCGTCGCATGGACGGCGCCCAGGTGCACGCGCTGACGGTGCCGCTGGTGACGGACTCCGAGGGCAAGAAGTTCGGCAAGTCCACCGGCGGCGGGTCGCTGTGGCTCGACCCAGAGATGACCAGCCCGTACACGTGGTACCAGTACTTTGTGAACACCGCGGACGCCGACGTGATCCGCTACCTGCGCTGGTTCACGTTCCTGGACCAAGAGGAGCTGGAGCGCCTGGAGACCGAGGTCGCCGAGCGGCCGTTCAAGCGCGAGGCGCAGCGGCGCCTGGCGCAGGAGATGACCGATCTCGTCCACGGCAGGGAGGCTCGAGAGGCGGTCGAGCTCGCCTCGCAGGCGCTCTTCGGCCGCGCCGAGCTTACGGATCTCGACGAGGCGACGCTCGCCGCCGCCGTCTCCGAGACCGACGTGTTCGAGTTCAGCGCGGGTGACCAGCCGACGATCGTCGACCTACTCGTCGGCGCTGGACTCGCCGACTCGAAAGGTGCGGCCCGCCGATCCATCAAGGAGGGCGGCGTGTACGTGAACAACCAGCGCATCGAGGACGAATCGTGGGCCCCGGAGGCGGATGACCTCCTCCACGGCTCGTGGCTGGTGCTGCGCCGCGGGAAGAAGAACTTCGCCGGCGCGAAGCGCGTATAG
- a CDS encoding HAD-IIA family hydrolase → MAELVEKHDALLLDLDGTVWSGGEAIPHAVEAIEASGLRAMYVTNNASRSAADVAERLRDIGLAASEEDVLTSAMAALGLAKGRLEAGDPVLVVGADSFKQLVRDAGYAVVESADDHPKVVLHGHNLETGWRELSEAALAIQRGAVYLASNLDTTLPMERGLMVGNGSMVAAVTSATGVTPEAAGKPGPAMFHQAAELAGAGSPLAVGDRLDTDIAGGVAAGMPTLHVLTGVSGPQALLEAPENQRPTYIGADLRSLGADPGELRPRPQGGFTARVDGDAVVLDGGDAGAGLLEAVRTAVSAAWDSGARVERVRAASEVAEAALEHWW, encoded by the coding sequence GTGGCGGAGCTCGTCGAGAAGCATGATGCCCTCTTGCTCGACCTGGACGGCACCGTGTGGTCCGGAGGCGAGGCGATCCCGCACGCGGTGGAGGCGATCGAGGCGTCCGGTCTGCGGGCGATGTACGTGACCAATAACGCGTCGCGGAGTGCCGCAGACGTCGCTGAGCGGCTGCGCGACATCGGGCTGGCAGCCAGCGAGGAGGACGTGCTCACGTCCGCGATGGCGGCGCTCGGCCTCGCGAAGGGCCGGCTGGAGGCGGGGGATCCGGTGCTCGTGGTGGGCGCCGATTCGTTCAAGCAGCTGGTGCGGGACGCGGGGTACGCCGTGGTTGAGAGCGCGGACGACCACCCGAAGGTGGTGCTGCACGGGCACAACCTGGAAACCGGCTGGCGCGAGCTGTCCGAGGCCGCGCTGGCGATCCAGCGCGGGGCGGTGTACCTCGCCTCGAACCTGGATACGACGCTGCCGATGGAGCGCGGCCTCATGGTGGGTAATGGGTCGATGGTGGCGGCGGTGACGTCGGCAACCGGGGTCACGCCCGAGGCAGCGGGTAAGCCGGGGCCGGCGATGTTCCATCAGGCCGCAGAGCTGGCCGGCGCGGGGAGCCCGCTCGCGGTCGGGGACCGGCTCGACACCGACATCGCCGGGGGCGTCGCGGCCGGGATGCCCACGCTGCACGTGCTCACCGGGGTGTCCGGTCCGCAGGCGCTCCTCGAGGCGCCCGAGAACCAGCGGCCGACCTACATCGGGGCGGATCTGCGATCGCTTGGCGCCGACCCGGGCGAGCTCCGGCCGCGCCCGCAGGGGGGCTTTACCGCCCGTGTGGACGGGGACGCGGTCGTGCTCGACGGCGGCGATGCAGGCGCAGGCCTGCTCGAAGCGGTCCGCACCGCGGTGTCCGCAGCGTGGGACTCCGGCGCGCGCGTCGAACGCGTGCGCGCAGCGTCGGAGGTCGCCGAAGCCGCCCTCGAGCACTGGTGGTGA
- a CDS encoding TlyA family RNA methyltransferase, with amino-acid sequence MAPKRTRLDAELVRRKIARSRDQAQTWIKEGRVEVAGFVATKPATVVEPEVSIKVNTDDVDDWASRGAHKLIGALDAFGPEGLVVAKRKALDAGASTGGFTDVLLARGASEVVAVDVGYGQLVWRLQNDERVRVLDRTNIRNLTPDMMGGPAELMVGDLSFISLKLVLPALADCMVDGADMLPMVKPQFEVGKDRLGSGGVVRSPELRAEVTLDVARFAQTLGLSVKGAVASPLPGPSGNVEYFLWLVKDGGERMLDRGALAETIARAVEEGPQ; translated from the coding sequence ATGGCACCGAAGCGCACACGGCTCGACGCCGAGCTCGTCCGGCGCAAGATCGCGCGGTCGCGGGACCAGGCGCAGACCTGGATCAAGGAGGGCCGCGTCGAGGTGGCGGGGTTCGTGGCGACGAAGCCCGCGACGGTGGTCGAACCCGAGGTCTCCATCAAGGTCAACACCGACGACGTCGACGACTGGGCGTCGCGCGGGGCCCACAAGCTCATTGGGGCGCTGGACGCGTTCGGGCCGGAGGGGCTTGTCGTCGCAAAGCGAAAAGCCCTCGACGCTGGCGCGTCGACGGGCGGGTTTACCGACGTGCTGCTCGCGCGCGGTGCGAGCGAGGTGGTCGCGGTGGATGTGGGGTACGGCCAGCTCGTGTGGCGGCTGCAGAACGACGAGCGCGTGCGTGTGCTCGACCGCACGAACATCCGCAACCTCACCCCGGACATGATGGGCGGGCCGGCGGAGCTCATGGTGGGCGATCTGTCGTTCATCTCGCTGAAGCTCGTGCTGCCGGCGCTCGCCGACTGCATGGTTGACGGGGCGGACATGCTGCCGATGGTGAAGCCGCAGTTCGAGGTAGGCAAGGACCGGCTCGGCAGTGGCGGGGTCGTGCGCTCGCCGGAACTACGCGCGGAAGTCACGCTCGACGTCGCCCGCTTCGCCCAGACGCTCGGGCTGAGTGTGAAGGGCGCGGTGGCGTCCCCGCTGCCGGGCCCGAGCGGCAACGTGGAATACTTCCTGTGGCTGGTGAAGGACGGCGGGGAGCGGATGCTTGACCGCGGTGCCCTCGCCGAAACAATTGCCCGGGCAGTGGAGGAAGGACCGCAGTAG
- a CDS encoding NAD kinase translates to MTTESDREILLVPHLFRSSNIAAAARAAQLLTDAGIAVRLLEQEQMEEIETSPVLCGLRRAHADDAAAAGCELVLVLGGDGTFLRAAGYARAQDIPVLGINLGHVGFLAEGDAASLETVINQVIDRSYRVVERMTIDVTVTGEDGEAIGQSWALNECSVENTERSRVLDATLEVDFRPVSSFGCDGVLISTPTGSTAYAFSAGGPVMWPQLDAILVVPNNAHALFAKPLVVSPNSTVAVESEPQTSAATAVMDGVRRLPVPPGSRVEVVRGARPVRWVRLDDRPFTDRLVDKFQLPVSGWRGPRGV, encoded by the coding sequence ATGACCACCGAATCCGACCGCGAAATCCTCCTCGTGCCGCACCTGTTCCGCTCGTCGAACATCGCCGCGGCGGCGCGGGCGGCGCAGCTGCTCACGGACGCTGGCATCGCCGTGCGGCTGCTCGAGCAGGAGCAGATGGAGGAGATTGAGACGAGCCCCGTGCTGTGCGGGCTGCGCAGGGCGCACGCGGACGACGCCGCGGCGGCGGGCTGCGAGCTCGTCTTGGTGCTCGGCGGCGACGGCACGTTCCTGCGCGCGGCGGGCTACGCGCGGGCCCAGGACATCCCCGTGCTGGGGATCAACCTCGGGCACGTCGGCTTCCTCGCAGAGGGCGACGCGGCGAGTTTGGAGACGGTGATCAACCAGGTCATCGACAGGTCGTACCGCGTCGTGGAGCGCATGACCATCGATGTCACGGTGACCGGCGAGGACGGCGAGGCCATCGGGCAGAGCTGGGCGCTCAACGAGTGCAGCGTGGAAAACACGGAACGCTCCCGGGTGCTGGATGCGACCCTCGAGGTGGACTTCCGCCCCGTGTCATCGTTTGGGTGCGACGGGGTGCTTATCTCCACCCCGACGGGCTCCACGGCCTACGCGTTCTCGGCCGGGGGGCCGGTGATGTGGCCGCAGCTCGACGCAATCCTCGTGGTGCCCAACAACGCGCACGCGCTGTTTGCGAAGCCGCTCGTCGTCTCGCCGAATTCGACGGTAGCGGTGGAGTCGGAGCCGCAGACGAGCGCCGCCACCGCCGTGATGGATGGCGTGCGGCGCCTGCCGGTGCCGCCCGGTTCCCGCGTCGAGGTGGTGCGGGGCGCACGTCCGGTGCGGTGGGTACGCTTGGACGACAGGCCGTTTACGGATCGGCTCGTGGACAAGTTCCAGCTGCCAGTGTCCGGCTGGCGCGGGCCGCGCGGCGTCTAG
- the recN gene encoding DNA repair protein RecN, translating to MLAEIAISNLGVISHASAEFSPGLTVLTGETGAGKTMVVTGLRLLTGGRADASRVRTGTDGAVVEGAFHTGELPEAAREAVRRIAEEAGAEADENGEYLVTRSVKATGRSSAHLGGRKVPAATLAELSAELLTIHGQNDQLRLLAPDQQLAALDRFDPAIAGKLEAYRAAYTAWRLAAKDLKERTEKRLELAQELDRLTFAVEEIDAVDPQPGEDAELVADINRLQDVDALREAAETALAAIDGADAVGGGDGGGEEEPASDLVGRAQAALEGASDETLRELGARLGEVAGLLGDVSAELGSYTANLPSDPGELERMLQRQQEIKSLTRKYAPDVEGVIAWRAKAGARLEKIDTSEAAVEKLKAKVAELEQAMRAKAAALTKARAKAAKQLGAAVTEELHGLAMPKAQLRVDVREAPFGRDGADEVEILLAQNASLEPKPLATSASGGELSRVMLALEVILSESSSGAPLVFDEVDAGVGGRAAVEIGRRLARLAGRNQVIVVTHLPQVAAYADTHLHVSKDVGDETVTSGVAALEPEARIEELARMMAGMEDSDTGRAHAAELFGRARREVAELRA from the coding sequence TTGCTCGCTGAAATCGCGATTTCGAACCTCGGTGTGATCAGCCACGCCTCGGCGGAGTTTTCCCCCGGACTCACGGTGCTCACGGGCGAGACCGGCGCGGGCAAGACGATGGTGGTCACTGGCCTGCGGCTGCTCACCGGCGGCCGCGCGGACGCCTCCCGGGTGCGCACGGGCACCGACGGCGCGGTCGTCGAGGGCGCGTTTCACACGGGCGAGCTGCCGGAGGCGGCGCGCGAGGCGGTGCGCCGCATCGCCGAGGAGGCCGGCGCCGAGGCGGACGAGAACGGGGAGTACCTGGTCACCCGTTCGGTGAAGGCGACGGGCCGGTCAAGCGCCCACCTCGGCGGCCGCAAGGTGCCGGCGGCCACGCTCGCGGAGCTGTCCGCGGAGCTGCTCACTATCCACGGGCAGAACGATCAGCTCCGGCTGCTCGCCCCGGACCAGCAGCTCGCGGCGCTCGACCGGTTCGACCCGGCGATCGCCGGCAAGCTCGAGGCCTACCGGGCCGCCTACACCGCGTGGCGGCTCGCGGCGAAGGATCTCAAGGAGCGCACGGAGAAGCGCCTCGAGCTCGCCCAGGAGCTCGACAGGCTCACGTTCGCGGTCGAGGAGATCGACGCCGTCGACCCGCAGCCCGGGGAGGACGCCGAGCTGGTGGCGGACATCAACCGGCTGCAGGACGTCGATGCGCTGCGCGAGGCGGCGGAGACCGCGCTCGCCGCGATCGACGGGGCAGACGCCGTGGGCGGCGGGGACGGTGGCGGCGAGGAGGAGCCGGCCTCCGACCTCGTGGGGCGCGCGCAGGCGGCGCTCGAGGGGGCGAGCGACGAGACGCTGCGCGAGCTCGGCGCGCGCCTCGGCGAGGTGGCGGGCCTGCTCGGCGATGTCTCGGCCGAACTCGGCAGCTACACCGCGAACCTCCCATCCGACCCGGGCGAGCTGGAGCGGATGCTCCAGCGGCAGCAGGAGATCAAGTCGCTCACGCGCAAGTACGCCCCCGACGTCGAGGGTGTCATCGCGTGGCGCGCGAAGGCCGGGGCGCGGCTGGAAAAGATTGACACGTCCGAGGCGGCCGTCGAGAAGCTCAAGGCGAAGGTCGCGGAGCTGGAGCAAGCGATGCGCGCGAAGGCGGCGGCGCTGACGAAGGCGCGCGCGAAGGCCGCGAAGCAGCTCGGCGCCGCGGTCACCGAGGAGCTGCACGGGCTGGCCATGCCGAAGGCGCAGCTGCGTGTCGACGTCCGCGAGGCGCCGTTCGGCCGCGACGGCGCGGACGAGGTGGAAATCCTCCTCGCGCAGAACGCATCGCTTGAGCCGAAACCGCTGGCCACCAGCGCGTCCGGCGGCGAGCTCTCGCGCGTCATGCTCGCCCTCGAGGTCATCTTGTCCGAGTCATCGAGCGGGGCGCCCCTCGTGTTCGACGAGGTGGACGCCGGTGTGGGCGGGCGCGCCGCCGTGGAGATCGGGCGGCGCCTCGCGCGGTTGGCGGGGCGCAACCAGGTGATCGTCGTCACGCACCTGCCCCAAGTCGCCGCGTACGCCGACACGCACCTGCACGTGTCCAAGGATGTCGGGGACGAGACCGTGACGTCCGGCGTCGCGGCGCTCGAGCCGGAGGCGCGCATCGAGGAGCTCGCGCGCATGATGGCGGGCATGGAGGACTCCGACACGGGGCGGGCCCACGCGGCGGAGCTGTTCGGGCGCGCCCGGCGCGAGGTGGCCGAATTGCGCGCCTAG
- the steA gene encoding putative cytokinetic ring protein SteA yields the protein MTVAPPAGEPTMDPAAGTLRGTLRDCTPQGKGLGRLGEGDIAFVDAPDMSRRLAEQLVARRPAAVVNLAPYSTGTLPTFGPHLLLDAGVPLFEAAGSGMRAKIRDGKKVTVTPAGEITVGRKAAGTAQPVTRTEVDATFSQAQRGLVENMEAYFGNTIEFIHSEAPLLIDGVGAPELGDIMAERKVVVVSPAPDTRERLDGLKNFMQEYTPVVIGVGQAANTLADMGYAPDLIVGDPTDVAAENLRSEAKVILPAEPDGYAPGLERIQDLGVGAMTFPAATESPTDLAILLATFHDAEMIVTVGQPVELDRIFADSANATGTPATEPAALLSRLKAGRKLVDSTVIEHLYTVESGAGVAWAWAILGFLVAAAAAILIAGLGGDGNFADNLVDTWNAIATTVQSWFK from the coding sequence ATGACTGTTGCACCCCCCGCCGGAGAACCAACGATGGACCCCGCCGCCGGCACCTTGCGCGGCACGCTGCGCGACTGCACGCCGCAGGGCAAGGGCTTGGGGCGCCTCGGCGAGGGCGACATCGCGTTCGTTGACGCGCCCGACATGTCGCGTAGGCTCGCGGAACAGCTCGTCGCCCGCCGCCCCGCCGCGGTGGTCAACCTCGCGCCGTACTCCACCGGCACCCTGCCCACGTTCGGGCCGCATTTGCTTCTCGACGCCGGCGTTCCGCTCTTCGAGGCGGCCGGCAGCGGCATGCGCGCGAAGATCCGCGACGGCAAGAAGGTCACCGTGACGCCGGCGGGGGAGATCACCGTGGGGCGCAAGGCCGCCGGCACCGCGCAGCCGGTGACCCGCACGGAGGTCGACGCGACGTTCTCGCAGGCCCAGCGCGGCCTCGTGGAGAACATGGAGGCGTACTTCGGCAACACCATCGAGTTCATCCACTCCGAGGCGCCGCTGCTCATCGACGGCGTCGGCGCCCCGGAGCTCGGCGACATCATGGCCGAGCGCAAGGTCGTCGTCGTCTCGCCCGCGCCCGATACGCGCGAGCGTCTCGACGGGCTGAAGAACTTCATGCAGGAATACACCCCCGTCGTCATCGGCGTCGGCCAGGCGGCGAACACGCTCGCGGACATGGGCTACGCCCCCGACCTCATCGTCGGCGACCCGACCGATGTGGCCGCCGAGAACCTGCGCTCCGAGGCGAAGGTGATTCTGCCCGCGGAGCCGGACGGCTACGCCCCCGGGCTGGAGCGGATCCAGGACCTCGGCGTCGGGGCGATGACGTTTCCGGCCGCGACGGAATCCCCGACGGACCTGGCCATCCTGCTCGCGACGTTCCACGACGCGGAAATGATTGTCACCGTCGGGCAGCCGGTGGAGCTCGACCGCATCTTCGCGGATTCCGCGAACGCGACCGGGACGCCGGCGACGGAACCGGCCGCGCTGCTGTCCCGGTTGAAGGCGGGGCGCAAGCTCGTGGACTCCACGGTGATCGAGCACCTGTACACCGTGGAGTCCGGCGCCGGCGTGGCCTGGGCCTGGGCGATCCTCGGCTTCCTCGTTGCGGCGGCCGCGGCGATCCTCATCGCTGGTCTCGGCGGCGACGGCAACTTCGCGGACAACCTCGTGGACACGTGGAACGCCATCGCAACCACCGTGCAGAGCTGGTTTAAATAG
- a CDS encoding copper transporter, translated as MAKTTGRTGLVTAGFGWGAALGIALGALVLAPSIPGTADVGFGDHAKGATAAQEAGDDPALRDAQQRAEAAEDLLAEESVSIVAGALKDVPVTIVRTAAAADEDVEAVRWLLNAAGASDAGELKLTERFTDQSAADELSSIVANTLPAGAQLSVENRAPGAHAGESLSAVLFEDPAKGESRVDAAERTLVLESLQQAGYVDFRGSVVPARKIVVVDGRRDGSGGGEFAQKMVGDFAEGLASGGTTVLANAEYDPGEVRGVKVVGGVDTETGRISAVLAATS; from the coding sequence ATGGCGAAGACGACTGGTAGGACCGGCCTGGTCACGGCGGGTTTCGGCTGGGGTGCGGCCCTCGGCATCGCCCTCGGCGCGCTCGTGCTCGCCCCGTCGATCCCGGGCACGGCGGACGTCGGGTTCGGCGACCACGCAAAGGGGGCGACCGCGGCCCAGGAGGCGGGGGACGACCCTGCGCTGCGCGACGCGCAGCAGCGCGCCGAGGCGGCGGAGGACCTGCTCGCCGAGGAGTCCGTCTCCATCGTGGCCGGGGCGCTCAAGGACGTGCCCGTGACCATCGTGCGCACCGCTGCGGCCGCGGACGAGGACGTCGAGGCGGTGCGCTGGCTGCTCAACGCGGCAGGGGCCTCCGATGCCGGCGAGCTCAAGCTCACCGAGCGCTTCACCGACCAGTCGGCCGCGGACGAGCTGTCCTCGATCGTGGCCAACACGCTGCCGGCCGGGGCGCAGCTCTCCGTGGAGAACCGGGCCCCCGGCGCGCACGCGGGCGAGTCACTGTCCGCGGTGCTGTTCGAGGACCCGGCGAAGGGCGAGTCGCGTGTCGACGCGGCCGAGCGCACGCTCGTCCTCGAATCGCTGCAACAGGCCGGTTACGTCGACTTCCGCGGGTCTGTCGTGCCCGCACGGAAGATCGTCGTGGTCGATGGGCGGCGCGACGGCTCGGGCGGCGGCGAGTTCGCCCAGAAGATGGTGGGCGACTTCGCGGAGGGCCTGGCGTCGGGCGGGACCACGGTGCTCGCGAACGCGGAGTACGACCCTGGCGAGGTGCGCGGGGTGAAGGTCGTCGGCGGCGTGGACACCGAGACCGGCCGGATCTCGGCGGTGCTCGCCGCGACGTCCTAA
- a CDS encoding NUDIX domain-containing protein — MSHEFTVTGSSLLVDAPIIAVRRDRLVMPGGNEADREIVEHFGAVAVVALDDQGRVALVEQYRHSVGTRLLELPAGLLDMHAEAELACAKRELQEEAGLAAREWGVLVDLVTSPGFAEEAVRVFIARDLEEVERPEAENEEADMTLRWVDLTDAADMVLSGRIVNSIAVAGILAACRVEAGQASPRDVAEPFEFRPTSLAERRAAAGIVPDMKRI, encoded by the coding sequence ATGAGCCACGAATTCACCGTCACCGGATCCTCCCTGCTCGTCGACGCGCCGATCATCGCCGTGCGCAGAGACCGGCTCGTCATGCCCGGGGGCAACGAGGCGGACCGCGAAATCGTGGAGCACTTCGGCGCCGTTGCCGTCGTGGCGCTGGACGACCAGGGCCGCGTCGCGCTCGTGGAGCAGTATCGGCATTCCGTGGGCACGAGGCTGCTCGAACTGCCCGCCGGGCTGCTGGACATGCACGCGGAGGCCGAGCTCGCCTGCGCGAAGCGCGAGCTGCAGGAGGAGGCCGGGCTCGCGGCGCGCGAGTGGGGCGTGCTCGTGGACTTGGTCACGTCGCCGGGCTTCGCGGAGGAGGCCGTGCGCGTCTTCATCGCCCGCGACCTCGAGGAGGTGGAGCGGCCGGAGGCCGAGAACGAAGAGGCCGACATGACGCTGCGCTGGGTGGATCTCACCGACGCCGCGGACATGGTGCTCAGCGGGCGCATCGTCAACTCCATCGCGGTCGCCGGCATCCTCGCCGCCTGCCGCGTCGAGGCCGGCCAGGCGAGTCCGCGCGACGTCGCGGAACCGTTCGAGTTCCGGCCGACCTCGCTCGCCGAGCGCCGCGCCGCCGCCGGCATCGTGCCGGACATGAAGCGCATCTAG
- the xerD gene encoding site-specific tyrosine recombinase XerD, producing the protein MEAEDLAQRWLTHLAVERGVSPHTLSNYTRDVHRYTNWLAAAGKTDLAQVAATDLEAYVADLRRGVDGARPLAASSAARALTVARGLHKFGVEEGVLAADVAAEVAPPSAGEKLPDTLSIAEVASLLDACPTDTASGLRDKALLETLYATGARVSEALALSVDDVTAAVAADGVLAVTGKGNKQRLVPLGSHAREALEAYLVRARPAFANGKSHALFLNARGGALSRQSAWNAIKQAAQRAGIDKEISPHTLRHSFATHLLEGGADVRSVQELLGHASVTTTQIYTHITADNLREVWRSAHPRA; encoded by the coding sequence ATGGAGGCCGAAGACCTGGCGCAGCGCTGGCTCACCCACCTCGCGGTGGAGCGCGGGGTGTCGCCGCACACGCTGAGCAACTACACCCGCGACGTGCACCGGTACACGAACTGGCTCGCCGCGGCGGGCAAGACCGACCTGGCGCAGGTGGCGGCGACGGACCTCGAGGCGTACGTGGCGGACCTGCGCCGCGGGGTGGACGGCGCGCGCCCGCTCGCCGCGTCCTCGGCGGCCCGGGCGCTCACCGTCGCGCGCGGCCTGCACAAGTTCGGCGTCGAGGAAGGAGTCCTCGCCGCGGACGTCGCCGCCGAGGTCGCGCCGCCGTCCGCGGGGGAGAAGCTGCCGGACACGCTGAGCATCGCCGAGGTTGCATCGCTTCTCGACGCGTGCCCGACCGACACCGCCTCCGGCCTGCGCGACAAGGCGCTGCTGGAGACCCTGTACGCCACCGGCGCGCGCGTCTCCGAGGCGCTCGCGCTCAGTGTCGACGACGTGACCGCGGCCGTCGCCGCGGACGGCGTGCTCGCGGTGACGGGCAAGGGCAACAAGCAGCGGCTGGTTCCCCTGGGCAGCCACGCGCGCGAGGCGCTCGAGGCGTACCTCGTGCGCGCCCGGCCCGCGTTCGCCAACGGCAAGTCCCATGCCCTGTTCCTCAACGCCCGCGGCGGCGCGCTTTCGCGCCAGAGCGCGTGGAACGCGATCAAGCAGGCGGCGCAACGGGCCGGAATCGACAAGGAGATCTCGCCGCACACGCTGCGGCACTCGTTTGCCACGCACCTGCTCGAAGGCGGCGCGGACGTGCGCAGCGTCCAGGAGCTGCTCGGCCACGCGTCGGTGACCACCACCCAGATCTACACCCACATCACCGCCGACAACCTCCGCGAGGTGTGGCGCAGCGCGCACCCGCGTGCGTAA
- a CDS encoding ParA family protein, protein MADEALFDAADQKTFLTGRPWREFAQPKELDKHGPATVISMVNQKGGVGKTTSTINLGACLAEQGRKVLLVDLDPQGALSAGLGVAASEDQVTVYDLLFDTTASIHAAINPTNVSGLDLVPANIDLSAAEIQLVNEVGREHTLARALRPVRGEYDFIILDCGPSLGLLTVNALACSHGVIIPMECEYFSLRGLALLTNTVEKVRDRINFDLDIVGILVTMFDRRTTHAREVMERVVEVFGDRVFDTVITRTVRFPETSVAGEPIITWAPNSQGAKQYRDLALEVLERTS, encoded by the coding sequence ATGGCGGACGAGGCGTTGTTTGACGCGGCGGATCAGAAGACGTTTCTGACCGGGCGGCCGTGGCGCGAGTTCGCGCAGCCGAAGGAGCTGGACAAGCACGGGCCCGCCACCGTCATCTCGATGGTGAACCAGAAGGGCGGGGTGGGCAAGACCACCTCGACGATCAACCTCGGCGCCTGCCTGGCTGAGCAGGGGCGCAAGGTGCTGCTCGTGGACCTCGACCCGCAGGGCGCGCTTTCCGCCGGCCTCGGCGTGGCGGCGAGCGAGGACCAGGTCACCGTCTACGATCTACTCTTCGACACCACCGCGAGCATCCACGCCGCGATCAACCCCACGAACGTGAGCGGGCTCGACCTCGTGCCCGCGAACATCGACCTCTCGGCGGCGGAGATCCAGCTGGTCAACGAGGTGGGCCGCGAGCATACTTTGGCCCGCGCGCTGCGACCGGTGCGCGGCGAGTACGACTTCATCATCCTCGACTGCGGCCCGTCGCTCGGCCTGCTCACGGTCAACGCGCTGGCGTGCTCGCACGGCGTGATCATCCCGATGGAGTGCGAATACTTCTCCCTGCGCGGCCTCGCGTTGCTCACGAACACGGTGGAGAAGGTGCGCGACCGCATCAACTTCGACCTCGACATCGTGGGCATCCTGGTCACCATGTTCGACCGCCGCACCACGCACGCCCGCGAGGTGATGGAGCGGGTGGTGGAGGTCTTCGGCGACCGTGTCTTCGACACCGTGATCACCCGCACCGTCCGGTTCCCGGAAACCTCGGTCGCCGGCGAGCCGATCATCACCTGGGCCCCGAACTCCCAGGGCGCCAAGCAGTACCGCGACCTCGCGCTTGAGGTGTTGGAGCGCACCAGCTAG